One window of the Trifolium pratense cultivar HEN17-A07 linkage group LG2, ARS_RC_1.1, whole genome shotgun sequence genome contains the following:
- the LOC123911074 gene encoding probable polyol transporter 6 isoform X2, giving the protein MAGALLFIKEELMISDMQVQLLAGILNVCALPACMIAGRLSDYIGRRYTIMLSSIFFFLGSTLMGYGSSFPILITGRSIAGFGVGFALIIAPVYSAEISSPSYRGFLTSLPDLSINIGFLLGYVSNFFLGKLSLRLGWRIMLAIPSIPSIGLVILMLKLVESPRWLVMQGRLGDSRKVLLLISSSKEEAEKRLKEIKIAVGIDENCIQNIVHVPHKTKSGGGALKEMFYKPPPHVSRILFAAIGVHIFQQICGVEGIAVYSPRVFERTGITEKSTLLLATVGIGISQTLFTLLSSFLLDKIGRRTLLLVSSGGVVVSMLGLSIFSAIVENSKLGEEPLWAIIFIVVVVYILMAFNAIGIGPVTWVYSSEIFPLRLRAQGLGVCVVVNRITNVAVVTSFISIFKTITLGGTFFMLVGINALGWWFYYSFLPETKGRSLEDMETIFGKDSKVEVQMKSGSNNA; this is encoded by the coding sequence ATGGCTGGAGCACTCTTATTCATAAAAGAAGAACTCATGATCAGTGACATGCAAGTTCAACTTCTAGCAGGAATCTTAAATGTTTGTGCATTACCAGCATGCATGATTGCCGGAAGATTATCCGATTACATTGGTCGACGCTACACAATCATGTTATCTTCGATATTCTTCTTCTTAGGCTCAACATTAATGGGATATGGTTCATCTTTTCCAATCTTAATTACCGGAAGAAGCATTGCCGGATTCGGTGTTGGTTTTGCACTTATAATAGCACCTGTTTATAGTGCAGAAATTTCATCACCTTCTTATAGAGGTTTTCTAACTTCTCTACCTGATCTTTCCATTAACATAGGTTTCTTACTTGGTTATGTCTCAAATTTTTTCCTTGGAAAGTTATCTTTAAGACTTGGATGGAGAATAATGTTAGCTATTCCTTCAATTCCTTCAATTGGGTTAGTAATTCTAATGCTAAAATTAGTAGAATCACCAAGATGGTTAGTAATGCAAGGAAGGTTAGGTGATTCTAGAAAAGTGCTTTTATTAATCTCTAGTTCAAAAGAAGAAGCTGAAAAAAgattgaaagaaataaaaatcgCCGTTGGAATCGACGAAAATTGCATCCAAAACATTGTTCATGTGCCACATAAAACTAAAAGTGGTGGGGGTGCATTAAAAGAAATGTTCTATAAACCCCCACCACATGTTAGTAGGATATTATTTGCAGCTATTGGTgttcatatttttcaacaaatttgtggagttgaagGTATTGCAGTTTATAGTCCAAGAGTGTTTGAAAGAACAGGAATCACTGAAAAAAGTACATTACTTTTAGCCACGGTTGGTATTGGAATAAGTCAAACATTATTTACATTGTTATCAAGTTTTTTGTTAGATAAAATTGGGAGAAGGACTTTATTGTTGGTAAGTTCAGGAGGTGTAGTTGTGTCAATGTTAGGATTAAGTATTTTTTCAGCTATAGTTGAAAATTCTAAGTTAGGTGAAGAACCATTATGGGCTATAATTTTTATAGTTGTAGTTGTGTATATTTTGATGGCTTTTAATGCTATTGGAATTGGGCCAGTGACATGGGTTTATAGTTCTGAGATTTTTCCACTTAGGTTAAGAGCACAAGGTCTTGGTGTTTGTGTGGTTGTGAATAGAATTACTAATGTGGCTGTGGTTACTagttttatttcaatttttaagacTATAACATTGGGTGGAACTTTCTTTATGCTTGTGGGTATTAATGCTTTGGGATGGTGGTTTTATTATTCTTTCTTGCCTGAAACTAAAGGAAGATCATTAGAAGATATGGAGACTATCTTTGGGAAAGATTCTAAGGTTGAGGTACAAATGAAGTCCGGGAGCAATAATGCTTAG
- the LOC123911070 gene encoding LOW QUALITY PROTEIN: vicilin-like seed storage protein At2g18540 (The sequence of the model RefSeq protein was modified relative to this genomic sequence to represent the inferred CDS: inserted 2 bases in 1 codon; deleted 1 base in 1 codon) gives MLATTALYIVDTFAKCKITTIVFSNFNXMEPKKSFLSSKFSFLLIFFLITISLCGLNASSEEQNVKSHKGPVVKRDQRRTLVDTEYGEISATDVKEGQNKTPNYHIQFFTLEPNSVFLPVLLHAAMVFYVHTGSGKLSWANEDGTSTIDIHEGDVASLKEGSVFYIHSNLEPQRKKLRIYAIFTNRDDSTFDPSIGAYSRINELIKGFDEKIIQAAFKVPEDLTEAITNKTETPAIVHAVPEKKHNNVLELEASLLEYFTGIESNSKKLKTYNIFDNDPDFKNCYGWTSTVTKKQLKRLKSHNIGVFMVNLTRGSMLGPHWNPLATEVAVVLEGKGMVRVVCGSNTDDECKNQRFRVKQGDVFVVSRFHPMAQISFDNEPLVFMGFSTAAKKNYPQFLAGEGSVLQILDRQIVATSLGVNKTTIDKLLENPDDSIIFECSSCAEEEEKLMEEEKEKEREEEEKRKREEEEEDEKRREKEEEEEKERERKEKEEEEVRRREEERKREEEEARRQQEERERRRKEEEEARREREEIRRRKEKEREEEAEREEEEARRQQEKRERKEEEARREKEREKEEARKQQEKWERREEEAKREIERKKRRKEEIEREKERKREEAESEEEAAERQQEKRERKEEEEEAKREIEREKRRQEEKERKREEAESEEEAARKQQEKRERKREESRRKEKTKREQEDETEEQEEDTESQSRGRGGQGRQRGGDRERRSREEASTEWEEEEEAAARRQQEERERKREQESESSFEGRRILKIRKGV, from the exons ATGCTAGCCACCACCGCTCTCTATATAGTAGACACCTTTGCT AAGTGCAAAATCACTACAATAGTTTTTTCCAACTTCAA AATGGAGCCTAAAAAATCTTTCTTATCTTCcaaattttcattcttgttgattttctttcttattACCATTTCCTTGTGTGGATTGAATGCATCAAGTGAGGAGCAGAATGTGAAGTCTCACAAGGGACCTGTGGTGAAGAGGGATCAAAGAAGGACATTAGTTGACACTGAATATGGAGAGATTTCTGCCACTGATGTCAAAGAAGGACAAAATAAAACACCAAATTATCATATTCAGTTCTTTACATTGGAACCTAACTCTGTGTTTCTTCCTGTGCTTTTACATGCAGCTATGGTCTTTTATGTTCATACAG GTAGTGGAAAGCTGAGTTGGGCAAATGAAGATGGAACTAGCACAATAGATATACATGAAGGAGATGTAGCCAGTCTCAAAGAAGGATCTGTTTTCTATATACACAGCAACTTGGAACCACAAAGGAAGAAACTAAggatttatgcaatttttaccAATAGAGATGATAGCACTTTT GATCCATCAATTGGTGCTTACTCAAGGATCAATGAACTAATCAAAGGCTTTGATGAAAAAATCATCCAAGCAGCTTTTAAG GTGCCTGAAGATTTGACTGAAGCAATCACAAACAAGACTGAGACACCAGCAATAGTGCATGCAGTTCCAGAGAAAAAGCATAACAATGTCTTGGAATTGGAGGCTTCACTTCTTGAATACTTCACAGGCATTGAATCCAACTCCAAGAAGCTCAAAACATACAACATCTTTGATAATGACCCTGACTTCAAAAATTGTTATGGTTGGACTTCAACAGTGACCAAAAAGCAACTAAAACGATTAAAGAGTCACAACATTGGAGTTTTCATGGTGAACTTGACCAGG GGATCAATGTTGGGGCCACATTGGAATCCATTGGCAACAGAAGTAGCAGTGGTGTTGGAAGGGAAAGGTATGGTGAGAGTAGTATGTGGTAGCAACACTGATGATGAATGCAAAAACCAGAGGTTTAGAGTTAAGCAAGGAGATGTTTTTGTGGTTTCTAGGTTTCATCCAATGGCTCAAATATCATTTGATAATGAGCCACTTGTTTTTATGGGATTCAGCACTGCTGCAAAGAAAAATTATCCTCAGTTTTTGGCTGGTGAAGGATCAGTGCTGCAAATTCTTGACAGACAGATAGTTGCTACCTCTTTAGGTGTAAATAAAACAACCATTGACAAGCTTTTGGAGAACCCGGATGATTCAATTATTTTCGAGTGTAGTTCTTGTGCGGAGGAAGAGGAAAAGCTAATGGAGGAAGAAAAGGAGAAGGAAAGGGAGGAGGAAGAGAAGAGGAAGAGAGAGGAAGAGGAGGAAGATGAGAAAAGGAGAGAaaaagaggaggaagaggaaaaggagagagaaagaaaagaaaaagaagaggagGAAGTtagaagaagagaagaagaaaggaaaCGAGAGGAGGAAGAAGCTAGAAGGCAACAAGAAGAGAGGGAAAGGAGGAggaaagaagaagag GAAGCAAGGAGGGAACGAGAAGAAATTAGAAGACggaaagaaaaggaaagagaagaagaagcgGAGAGGGAGGAAGAAGAAGCTAGAAGACAACAAgagaaaagggaaaggaaagaGGAAGAAGCtaggagagaaaaagaaagggaaaaagaGGAAGCTAGAAAGCAACAAGAGAAATGGGAAAGAAGAGAGGAGGAAGCTAAGAgagaaatagaaagaaaaaagaggAGAAAAGAGGAAATAGAAAGGgagaaagaaaggaaaagagaAGAGGCAGAGAGCGAGGAAGAAGCAGCTGAAAGACAACAAGAAAAAAGGGAAAGGAAAGAGGAGGAA GAGGAAGCTAAAAGAGAAATAGAAAGGGAAAAGAGGAGACAAGaggaaaaagaaaggaaaagagaAGAGGCAGAGAGCGAGGAAGAAGCAGCTAGAAAACAACAAgagaaaagggaaaggaaacGAGAAGAGAGcagaagaaaagagaaaacaaaaagggaacaagaagatgaaacagaagaacaagaagaagacaCTGAGAGCCAAAGTAGAGGAAGAGGAGGACAGGGGAGACAAAGGGGTGGGGACAGAGAAAGAAGAAGCAGAGAAGAAGCATCAACAGAatgggaagaagaagaagaagcagcaGCCAGAAGACAACAAGAAGAGAGGGAAAGGAAAAGAGAGCAAGAAAGTGAGAGCAGCTTTGAAGGAAGGAGAATTCTGAAAATCCGAAAAGGCGTGTGA
- the LOC123911073 gene encoding pentatricopeptide repeat-containing protein At4g38150 yields MTPLLGRKVYKIEGLISLLNSKQILPQWLFTVRHFSFNGDRGGTVKQAAAGESDDEFFRQRGDTSFNENGGNRREEGFGIGQSSVEPIPGRVLRGQRPSNQPPLHSQEFNRGGRRPRFDENHGNKSSQIDLGFQGRNVEEISREGGRLGDSFLDKFKLGFDDKIGNKSEVEASSQSEEARVLNSSNSNQPAQESMPQDADEIFKKMKETGLIPNAVAMLDGLCKDGNVQEALKLFGSMRERGTIPEIVIYTAVVEGYTKAHKADDAIRIFRKMQSNGIKPNAFSYTVLIQGLYKCSRLQDAVEFCLEMLGEDYSPNVTTFVGLVDGFCKENGIEEAKGVIKTLKEKGYDFDEKAVREFLDKKAPFSPSVWEAIFGKKIPQRPF; encoded by the coding sequence ATGACACCATTGTTAGGGCGTAAGGTTTATAAAATTGAAGGGTTAATTTCCCTTTTAAATTCCAAACAAATTTTGCCACAATGGCTTTTTACTGTGCGCCATTTTAGTTTCAATGGTGATCGCGGCGGCACTGTCAAACAAGCTGCTGCGGGAGAATCGGATGATGAGTTTTTCCGTCAACGGGGAGACACGAGTTTTAATGAAAATGGTGGTAATAGGAGAGAGGAAGGATTCGGTATTGGACAAAGTTCAGTGGAACCGATTCCAGGTAGGGTTTTGAGAGGTCAGAGGCCAAGTAATCAGCCTCCTTTGCATTCTCAAGAATTTAATCGAGGTGGCCGTCGTCCAAGGTTCGATGAAAATCATGGCAATAAGTCGTCGCAAATTGATCTTGGATTTCAGGGGAGAAATGTCGAGGAAATTAGTAGAGAGGGTGGTCGATTAGGAGATAGTTTTCTCGATAAATTTAAGCTTGGTTTTGATGATAAAATAGGGAATAAGTCAGAGGTTGAAGCAAGCAGCCAATCTGAAGAAGCGAGAGTGTTGAATTCATCAAATTCCAATCAACCAGCACAAGAGTCTATGCCTCAAGATGCTGATGAGATTTtcaagaagatgaaggaaactGGTCTTATCCCTAATGCAGTGGCTATGCTTGATGGTTTATGTAAAGATGGTAATGTTCAAGAAGCTTTGAAGCTTTTCGGTTCGATGCGGGAAAGGGGAACGATTCCGGAGATTGTCATTTACACTGCTGTAGTGGAGGGCTACACAAAAGCTCACAAGGCTGATGATGCCATAAGAATTTTCAGGAAAATGCAGAGTAATGGCATTAAGCCGAATGCTTTTAGTTACACAGTTCTTATACAAGGACTCTACAAATGTAGCAGATTGCAAGATGCTGTTGAATTTTGTCTAGAGATGTTAGGAGAAGATTATTCTCCAAATGTGACGACTTTTGTTGGCTTGGTAGATGGTTTCTGCAAGGAAAATGGAATTGAAGAAGCAAAAGGTGTTATCAAGACATTAAAAGAAAAGGGTTATGATTTTGATGAGAAAGCTGTTAGGGAGTTTTTGGACAAGAAAGCACCATTTTCACCCTCCGTTTGGGAGGCCATCTTTGGCAAGAAAATCCCACAGAGaccgttttaa
- the LOC123911072 gene encoding DNA-directed RNA polymerase III subunit RPC5-like — MDFDYDDDDLKPPVTTSRRFAPKASKLKPKKEPQLVPKPEPPSTKTEPQEIDLTVKQNEVEHTKSEPNGTESSSNFEAREDDSRTVVSTDVEMTEAVQDFNHEVVPMDEEDTVVREIDVYFSPSIDDETKLYVMQYPLRPSWRPYELEENCEEIRLKPKTSEVQVDLSVDLESSNIDRDNANGLNYTKQTLSTTWKPPPANGCAVGLLMGDKLHLHPVHAVVQLRPSRHYLDSGKVATSKTQNKQTEPSSSSSIEEKSDGDEGWVPLKYHGCKDDISSRYFQQMVAHKSSPINFEMSTYDYIGTICPGGSSNALAKGPSKRYLLSLPVEKRLQTFLIQGLPLHRFSAIKHFAPEYSDDELLSFLQNHALLLRGYWVPKGKLLYPEGGIELLARNFVLVSFNKSLRVQSGELRKLGGELANRVKYFLMQFALEKLDLKEREMYWKFKELPDESFIKDFPIVVKQQEEIYKILEREVSGFVSVAGKQKQKSIKNAVTTSGVNSALVRSTNSDPPATSLGEDPPPRNMTMSSETRHALPIALKKLFQTHKVCSFQLICQELRGLALAKTMLPKGGSKIDVDAANSLDVPQDELKAVLGEVACDIHGCFVLKSSKDDLFRDVVIDMLRGSGPNGKLRKAEILEAARRKLGRDVPNTEYIKAVSELCISKGSYWVLKSGDGSKQ, encoded by the exons ATGGATTTCGACTACGACGACGACGACCTAAAACCACCGGTTACCACTTCACGACGATTCGCGCCAAAAGCATCAAAACTTAAACCTAAAAAAGAACCTCAACTCGTCCCCAAACCCGAACCACCTTCCACCAAAACAGAACCACAAGAAATTGATTTAACTGTTAAACAGAACGAAGTAGAACATACCAAGTCTGAACCTAATGGCACTGAATCATCATCCAACTTTGAAGCTAGAGAGGATGATTCAAGGACTGTTGTTTCCACAGATGTAGAAATGACTGAAGCTGTACAGGATTTCAATCATGAAGTCGTTCCAATGGATGAAGAAGACACAGTTGTTCGCGAAATTGATGTGTATTTTTCGCCTTCTATTGATGATGAAACTAAG tTGTATGTTATGCAATATCCTTTGAGACCTTCATGGCGACCGTATGAACTCGAGGAGAATTGCGAAGAG atTAGGTTGAAACCTAAAACTTCAGAGGTGCAGGTTGATTTATCTGTTGATTTGGAGTCAAGTAATATTGATAGAGACAATGCCAATGGACTCAATTATACCAAGCAG ACTCTATCAACTACGTGGAAACCACCTCCTGCTAATGGCTGTGCTGTTGGGCTTCTTATGGGAGATAAG TTGCACCTTCATCCAGTTCATGCAGTTGTGCAGCTCCGACCATCACGACATTATCTTGATTCTGGGAAGGTTGCTACGTCAAAGACGCAG AATAAGCAGACGGagccttcttcttcttcttcaattgaGGAAAAGAGTGATGGTGATGAG GGCTGGGTTCCTCTCAAGTACCATGGTTGCAAGGATGATATCTCATCTAGATATTTTCAGCAAATGGTGGCACACAAAAGTTCTCCCATAAACTTTGAAATGAGCAC GTATGACTACATTGGTACAATCTGTCCTGGAGGGAGCAGCAATGCTTTAGCTAAAGGTCCTTCTAAACG GTATCTCCTATCATTGCCGGTGGAAAAGCGTCTACAGACATTTCTTATTCAG GGCCTTCCACTTCATCGTTTTAGTGCTATCAAGCACTTTGCTCCTGAATACTCCGATGACGAGCTGCTCAGTTTTCTGCAGAACCATGCACTATTGCTGCGTGGATACTGGGTCCCAAAAGGTAAATTGCTGTATCCTGAGGGCGGTATAGAATTACTGGCAAGAAATTTTGTCCTCGTATCGTTTAACAAGAGTTTGAGAGTTCAGTCAGGTGAACTGAGAAAGCTCGGTGGCGAGCTTGCTAATCGTGTGAAATACTTTCTGATGCAATTTGCTTTGGAAAAACTTGAtctaaaagaaagagaaatgTATTGGAAGTTCAAAGAGCTACCAGATGAGTCCTTTATAAAAGATTTTCCAATTGTTGTTAAACAACAAGAAGAAATTTATAAGATTTTGGAACGAGAGGTATCTGGTTTTGTTAGTGTTGCtggaaaacaaaaacaaaaatcaattaaaaatgcTGTAACAACTAGTGGTGTCAACAGTGCTCTTGTTAGATCAACAAATTCTGATCCGCCGGCAACAAGTTTGGGTGAAGATCCTCCTCCTAGGAATATGACCATGTCAAGTGAAACTCGTCATGCTCTGCCAATTGCCCTCAAGAAACTTTTTCAGACTCACAAAGTTTGCAG CTTCCAGTTGATATGCCAAGAATTGCGTGGATTGGCACTTGCCAAAACAATGCTTCCAAAAGGAGGTTCTAAAATTGATGTGGATGCAGCTAATAGTCTTGACGTTCCACAAGACGAGCTGAAGGCTGTCTTGGGTGAAGTTGCATGCGATATCCATGGTTGTTTTGTGTTAAAATCATCGAAAGATGATCTATTCag AGATGTTGTAATTGATATGCTTCGTGGAAGTGGACCCAATGGCAAGCTAAGGAAGGCTGAGATACTTGAAGCTGCAAGGAGAAAACTCGGTAGGGATGTCCCTAACACTGAATATATCAAG GCCGTGAGTGAGTTATGCATCTCAAAAGGTTCGTATTGGGTCTTGAAAAGCGGAGATGGAAGTAAGCAATGA
- the LOC123911074 gene encoding probable polyol transporter 6 isoform X1 yields MSTGKETNGNNKVVSMEDICANENSLNKHACACVLAATIISAIFGYITGVMAGALLFIKEELMISDMQVQLLAGILNVCALPACMIAGRLSDYIGRRYTIMLSSIFFFLGSTLMGYGSSFPILITGRSIAGFGVGFALIIAPVYSAEISSPSYRGFLTSLPDLSINIGFLLGYVSNFFLGKLSLRLGWRIMLAIPSIPSIGLVILMLKLVESPRWLVMQGRLGDSRKVLLLISSSKEEAEKRLKEIKIAVGIDENCIQNIVHVPHKTKSGGGALKEMFYKPPPHVSRILFAAIGVHIFQQICGVEGIAVYSPRVFERTGITEKSTLLLATVGIGISQTLFTLLSSFLLDKIGRRTLLLVSSGGVVVSMLGLSIFSAIVENSKLGEEPLWAIIFIVVVVYILMAFNAIGIGPVTWVYSSEIFPLRLRAQGLGVCVVVNRITNVAVVTSFISIFKTITLGGTFFMLVGINALGWWFYYSFLPETKGRSLEDMETIFGKDSKVEVQMKSGSNNA; encoded by the exons ATGTCTACGGGAAAAGAAACAAATGGGAACAACAAAGTAGTATCCATGGAAGATATTTGTGCAAATGAAAATAGTCTCAACAAGCATGCTTGTGCTTGTGTTTTGGCTGCCACTATTATCTCTGCAATATTTGGTTATA ttACAGGAGTTATGGCTGGAGCACTCTTATTCATAAAAGAAGAACTCATGATCAGTGACATGCAAGTTCAACTTCTAGCAGGAATCTTAAATGTTTGTGCATTACCAGCATGCATGATTGCCGGAAGATTATCCGATTACATTGGTCGACGCTACACAATCATGTTATCTTCGATATTCTTCTTCTTAGGCTCAACATTAATGGGATATGGTTCATCTTTTCCAATCTTAATTACCGGAAGAAGCATTGCCGGATTCGGTGTTGGTTTTGCACTTATAATAGCACCTGTTTATAGTGCAGAAATTTCATCACCTTCTTATAGAGGTTTTCTAACTTCTCTACCTGATCTTTCCATTAACATAGGTTTCTTACTTGGTTATGTCTCAAATTTTTTCCTTGGAAAGTTATCTTTAAGACTTGGATGGAGAATAATGTTAGCTATTCCTTCAATTCCTTCAATTGGGTTAGTAATTCTAATGCTAAAATTAGTAGAATCACCAAGATGGTTAGTAATGCAAGGAAGGTTAGGTGATTCTAGAAAAGTGCTTTTATTAATCTCTAGTTCAAAAGAAGAAGCTGAAAAAAgattgaaagaaataaaaatcgCCGTTGGAATCGACGAAAATTGCATCCAAAACATTGTTCATGTGCCACATAAAACTAAAAGTGGTGGGGGTGCATTAAAAGAAATGTTCTATAAACCCCCACCACATGTTAGTAGGATATTATTTGCAGCTATTGGTgttcatatttttcaacaaatttgtggagttgaagGTATTGCAGTTTATAGTCCAAGAGTGTTTGAAAGAACAGGAATCACTGAAAAAAGTACATTACTTTTAGCCACGGTTGGTATTGGAATAAGTCAAACATTATTTACATTGTTATCAAGTTTTTTGTTAGATAAAATTGGGAGAAGGACTTTATTGTTGGTAAGTTCAGGAGGTGTAGTTGTGTCAATGTTAGGATTAAGTATTTTTTCAGCTATAGTTGAAAATTCTAAGTTAGGTGAAGAACCATTATGGGCTATAATTTTTATAGTTGTAGTTGTGTATATTTTGATGGCTTTTAATGCTATTGGAATTGGGCCAGTGACATGGGTTTATAGTTCTGAGATTTTTCCACTTAGGTTAAGAGCACAAGGTCTTGGTGTTTGTGTGGTTGTGAATAGAATTACTAATGTGGCTGTGGTTACTagttttatttcaatttttaagacTATAACATTGGGTGGAACTTTCTTTATGCTTGTGGGTATTAATGCTTTGGGATGGTGGTTTTATTATTCTTTCTTGCCTGAAACTAAAGGAAGATCATTAGAAGATATGGAGACTATCTTTGGGAAAGATTCTAAGGTTGAGGTACAAATGAAGTCCGGGAGCAATAATGCTTAG
- the LOC123911071 gene encoding probable protein phosphatase 2C 80, which yields MLCGNLSKVNASINCRIHQIIRKQHRVPITRLNNPVLSLSPLSTSAFLSNSSNCYSSNKVGRKSMASSSSNAMFGDVYVDDLISSYSGVQDFTKHAGVSFKDRTNKGFMKAGVSLRRPQQLLYGPLNFGRSTFDASWRIQNAGLLHGLWSKNLSTSSACCLAGTAHDLSYESSPPDELEDSSTLPNLTTLDRKPLKMLSGSSYLPHPDKEATGGEDAHFICTDEQAIGVADGVGGWADVGINAGLYAQELVSNSVKAIQEEPKGSFNPVRVLEKAHSNTKAKGSSTACIIALTDEALNAINLGDSGFIVIRGGSIVFKSPVKQHGFNFPYQLESGNAGDNPSSAEVFTVPVASGDVIVAGTDGLFDNLYNNDIIAVVVSAIRAKLEPQVTAQKIAALARQQALDKKRQSPFAAAAQEAGYRFYGGKLDDITVVVSYISNSVSE from the exons ATGCTATGTGGTAATCTTTCAAAGGTGAATGCTTCAATTAACTGTCGCATTCATCAAATAATAAGGAAACAACATAGAGTACCAATAACAAGGTTGAATAATCCTGTTTTGTCTCTTTCTCCGTTGAGTACGTCTGCTTTTTTATCCAATTCAAGTAATTGCTATTCAAGCAATAAAGTTGGTAGAAAATCAATGGCTTCTTCATCTTCCAATGCTATGTTTGGAgatgtttatgttgatgatttaatCTCAAGTTATAGTGGCGTTCAAGatttcacaaagcatgctggtGTGTCATTCAAAGACAGAACTAATAAAGGGTTCATGAAGGCTGGTGTGAGTTTGAGAAGACCACAACAACTTTTGTATGGTCCTTTGAATTTTGGGCGTTCGACTTTTGATGCTAGTTGGAGGATCCAGAATGCGGGTTTGCTTCATGGGTTGTGGTCGAAGAATTTATCCACATCTTCTGCTTGCTGCTTAGCTGGGACTGCACATGATCTCTCATACGAGAGCAGCCCTCCTGATGAACTGGAAGATTCCTCCACTTTGCCTAACTT AACTACTCTCGACCGCAAGCCCTTGAAAATGTTATCAGGATCATCTTACCTACCACATCCAGATAAGGAGGCGACAGGGGGAGAGGATGCTCATTTTATTTGCACGGATGAACAAGCAATTGGTGTTGCAGATGGTGTAGGTGGCTGGGCAGATGTTGGCATTAATGCAGGACTGTATGCCCAGGAACTCGTATCCAATTCAGTAAAAGCAATTCAAGAGGAGCCCAAAGGTTCTTTTAATCCAGTAAGGGTGTTAGAAAAGGCTCACTCAAATACAAAGGCTAAGGGTTCTTCAACCGCTTGTATCATTGCTCTTACTGATGAG GCACTAAATGCTATTAATTTGGGTGACAGTGGATTCATTGTGATTAGAGGTGGAAGCATTGTTTTCAAGTCCCCAGTTAAACAACACGGCTTCAACTTCCCATATCAATTGGAGAGTGGTAATGCAGGTGATAATCCAAGCTCTGCCGAG GTTTTTACAGTACCCGTTGCATCAGGAGATGTCATTGTTGCTGGAACAGATGGCTTATTTGACAACTTGTACAACAATGATATCATTGCAGTGGTTGTAAGTGCAATTAGAGCTAAATTAGAACCACAGGTAACTGCGCAGAAGATAGCAGCATTGGCTCGTCAGCAAGCACTGGACAAGAAAAGGCAGTCGCCGTTTGCAGCTGCAGCTCAAGAAGCTGGATACCGGTTTTATGGCGGCAAACTTGATGACATAACAGTTGTTGTGTCTTACATATCCAACTCAGTCAGTGAGTGA